A region from the Salidesulfovibrio onnuriiensis genome encodes:
- a CDS encoding sensor histidine kinase, protein MRLIPKMSISAKMLAWALAITTIFCATTAYLVYQIRSESVLTREIVSTRYEIGVAVQQMIERLESVQSNIARFKVLGGDATSAQFIVDDLTRFSDILRETLDRHPKYTQQWLPLTGEFTISLTVDDDPGHAFAADATIQNWMAILAGTRAENQQAITHGLAQLRKSNLHAYQVGFYGLIVCLLLAVPGSALLTWRLNIHLERIRTGIRTLGSGEIPAPVRVRSGDELEDLATSFNDMAAGLRREERMRSDFISMLSHEIRTPLTSIRESVDMIADGVFGEVNEKQERFLRIAEKETERLAELLRRLMTVSRLESESLELRPESMDCSDLVLTTMERLESAALAKHIQLKARVPEDPAPCRADSEHLRQVLLNLGGNAIKFSPEHSEVTFSLDRDENGYIFSVDDQGPGVPESERELVFQKYYRAEDVRTDKDGAGLGLAISRKIVEAHKGRMWVDCGTEGGCGFRFFIPAGS, encoded by the coding sequence GTGAGACTGATCCCGAAAATGAGCATATCGGCCAAGATGCTCGCCTGGGCCCTGGCCATCACCACCATCTTCTGCGCCACCACCGCCTACCTGGTCTACCAGATACGGAGCGAATCCGTGCTCACGCGCGAAATCGTTTCCACCCGGTATGAGATCGGCGTGGCCGTGCAGCAGATGATAGAGCGGCTGGAGAGCGTGCAGAGCAACATCGCCCGGTTCAAGGTGCTGGGCGGCGACGCGACCTCGGCACAATTCATCGTGGACGACCTGACCCGGTTCAGCGACATCCTGCGCGAAACCCTGGACCGCCATCCGAAATACACCCAGCAATGGCTGCCCCTCACCGGGGAATTCACCATCAGCCTGACCGTGGACGACGACCCAGGGCACGCCTTTGCCGCGGACGCCACCATCCAGAACTGGATGGCCATCCTGGCGGGGACCAGGGCCGAGAACCAGCAGGCCATCACCCACGGCCTGGCCCAGCTGCGCAAAAGCAATCTGCACGCCTACCAGGTCGGTTTCTATGGTCTCATCGTCTGCCTGCTGCTGGCCGTGCCGGGCAGCGCCCTGCTCACCTGGAGGCTCAACATCCACCTCGAACGGATCAGGACCGGCATCCGGACCCTGGGCAGCGGAGAGATACCGGCCCCGGTGCGGGTGCGTTCCGGCGACGAGCTGGAGGACCTGGCCACCTCCTTCAACGACATGGCCGCAGGGCTGCGCCGCGAGGAGCGCATGCGCTCGGACTTCATCTCCATGCTCAGCCACGAGATCCGCACCCCCCTGACCTCCATCCGGGAATCCGTGGACATGATCGCGGACGGCGTGTTCGGCGAGGTGAACGAAAAGCAGGAACGCTTCCTGCGCATCGCGGAAAAGGAAACCGAACGGCTGGCCGAGCTGCTGCGCAGGCTCATGACCGTCTCCCGGCTGGAGTCGGAAAGCCTGGAGCTGCGCCCCGAAAGCATGGACTGCTCCGACCTGGTGCTCACCACCATGGAGCGGCTGGAATCCGCGGCCCTGGCCAAGCATATCCAGCTGAAGGCCAGGGTGCCGGAAGACCCCGCGCCCTGCCGGGCCGACAGCGAGCACCTGCGCCAGGTGCTCCTGAACCTGGGCGGCAACGCCATCAAGTTCTCGCCCGAACACAGCGAGGTCACCTTCAGTCTGGACCGCGACGAAAACGGCTACATCTTCAGCGTGGACGACCAGGGGCCGGGCGTTCCCGAATCCGAACGCGAGCTGGTCTTCCAGAAATACTACCGGGCCGAGGACGTGCGCACGGACAAGGACGGCGCGGGACTGGGACTGGCCATTTCGCGCAAGATCGTGGAGGCCCACAAGGGCCGCATGTGGGTGGACTGCGGCACCGAGGGCGGGTGCGGCTTCCGATTTTTTATTCCTGCCGGCTCTTGA
- a CDS encoding sulfite exporter TauE/SafE family protein, with the protein MSIARRVYETLLLAARAHAQWDLEVSRSILASRKRLLLLLVLALPAILVSVGMAADLPLPEILGGKKAYSPAFYTPGIFLVSIAIGLCAGLITGCIGAGGGFIITPALMSAGIKGILAVGTDLFHIFAKAIMGTAVHRKLGNVSVALAVAFLVGSGVGVTGGGVINRWIYELNPVLSDTFISLIYVVLLGFLGIYAMFDFIRLRRAGGGDAHGGAGAEDGGLPQKLQKATIPPMITFDTDLVPGGKRISAWFVGLCGAVVGFMAAIMGVGGGFLTFPMFVYILGVSSFTTVGTDILQIIFTAGYASISQYAIYGFIFYTLAMGMLLGSLLGIQVGALTTKLVPGIYIRGFYATAILAGFTNRLFALPAKLSAMKIMDVSPAVSDLCAQIGNWTFFLCVGVFGAWVIGTFVLKINELREG; encoded by the coding sequence ATGAGCATTGCGCGACGAGTCTATGAAACCCTGCTCCTGGCGGCCAGGGCGCACGCCCAATGGGACCTGGAGGTCTCGCGGAGCATCCTGGCGAGCCGGAAACGGCTGCTTCTCCTGCTGGTTCTGGCGCTTCCGGCCATCCTTGTCTCCGTGGGCATGGCCGCGGACCTGCCGCTGCCGGAAATCCTGGGCGGCAAAAAGGCCTACAGCCCGGCCTTCTACACCCCGGGAATCTTCCTGGTCTCCATCGCCATCGGCCTGTGCGCCGGGCTCATCACCGGCTGCATCGGCGCGGGCGGAGGGTTCATCATCACCCCGGCCCTCATGAGCGCGGGCATCAAGGGCATCCTTGCCGTGGGCACCGACCTCTTCCACATCTTCGCCAAGGCCATCATGGGCACGGCGGTGCACCGCAAGCTGGGCAACGTGTCCGTGGCCCTGGCAGTGGCCTTCCTGGTGGGCTCGGGCGTGGGCGTCACGGGCGGCGGGGTCATCAACCGCTGGATCTACGAACTCAACCCGGTGCTCTCGGACACCTTCATCAGCCTCATCTACGTGGTCCTGCTGGGCTTCCTGGGCATCTACGCCATGTTCGACTTCATCCGGCTGCGCAGGGCCGGGGGCGGCGACGCCCACGGCGGTGCCGGGGCCGAGGACGGCGGCCTGCCCCAGAAGCTGCAGAAAGCCACCATCCCGCCCATGATCACCTTCGACACGGACCTGGTGCCGGGCGGCAAGCGCATCTCGGCCTGGTTCGTGGGCCTGTGCGGCGCGGTGGTGGGCTTCATGGCCGCCATCATGGGCGTGGGCGGCGGGTTCCTGACCTTCCCCATGTTCGTGTATATCCTGGGCGTCAGTTCGTTCACCACCGTGGGCACGGACATCCTGCAGATCATCTTCACGGCCGGATACGCCAGCATCTCCCAGTACGCCATCTACGGATTCATCTTCTACACCCTGGCCATGGGCATGCTGCTGGGCTCCCTGCTCGGCATCCAGGTGGGGGCACTGACCACCAAGCTGGTGCCCGGCATCTACATCCGCGGCTTCTACGCCACGGCCATCCTGGCGGGCTTCACCAACCGGCTCTTCGCCCTGCCCGCCAAGCTCTCGGCCATGAAGATCATGGACGTGTCCCCGGCCGTCTCGGACCTGTGCGCCCAGATAGGCAACTGGACCTTCTTCCTCTGCGTGGGGGTCTTCGGCGCATGGGTCATCGGCACCTTCGTGCTCAAGATCAATGAACTGAGGGAGGGATAG
- a CDS encoding sensor histidine kinase encodes MPDSQYYKSLHRSMAITVVLVSLMPLALITLIGGYQYTEIYKAKVMDHLEEIVRKHEQNIDSYLLEKVGEIRVLSDTMGPECFRDENKLETLHKSLMTRHGGDFVDLGLINSQGIQVAYSGPFRLGLADYSTAEWFRQVKKRKVYISDVFLGLRGIPHFIIAVLFESGGKEWVLRTTIDFVSFNELVENISIGRTGLAFIINERGEFQTKPRIDLSAEVPFLKELLRKATAGGKSATPFSGKRVSDMVVSTIGPNPLTGQETIFLSTPLKQGDWLLVYQQDSVDAFSDLSHTRNLALIVLLIGVVAITFVAFYLSKRMVKRIVAADKEKEMMNEQVIEAGRLASLGELAAGIAHEINNPVAIMVEEAGWVQDLLAEGLDKEGNMDETKRALVQIRTQGSRCREITHKLLSFARMIDPTTMELQLNELVEEIIGLSSQRTKYAAVQVETELDPALPTIAASPSEMQQVLLNLVNNAVDAMEKDGGTLTITTKRDRDDVLMTVADTGCGIPKANIQRLFDPFFTTKPVGKGTGLGLSIIYGIINKMNGEISVNSAVDVGTAFTVRIPSAAKSGLPAEADGGNKG; translated from the coding sequence ATGCCTGACAGCCAGTACTACAAGTCCCTGCACCGCAGCATGGCCATTACCGTGGTCCTGGTCTCGCTCATGCCCCTGGCGCTCATCACGCTCATCGGCGGCTACCAATACACCGAGATATACAAGGCCAAGGTCATGGACCACCTGGAGGAGATCGTTCGCAAGCACGAGCAGAACATCGACTCCTATCTGCTGGAAAAGGTGGGCGAGATCCGGGTGCTTTCCGACACCATGGGCCCGGAATGCTTCCGGGACGAGAACAAGCTGGAAACCCTGCACAAATCGCTCATGACCCGCCACGGCGGCGACTTCGTGGACCTGGGCCTGATCAACAGCCAGGGAATCCAGGTGGCCTATTCCGGCCCGTTCCGCCTGGGCCTGGCCGACTACTCCACGGCGGAGTGGTTCAGGCAGGTCAAGAAGCGCAAGGTCTACATCTCCGACGTGTTCCTGGGGCTGCGGGGCATCCCCCACTTCATCATCGCCGTGCTCTTCGAGAGCGGCGGCAAGGAGTGGGTCCTGCGCACCACCATCGATTTCGTTTCCTTCAACGAGCTGGTGGAAAACATCAGCATCGGCCGCACGGGCCTGGCCTTCATTATCAATGAACGCGGTGAATTCCAGACCAAGCCGCGCATCGACCTTTCCGCAGAGGTCCCCTTTCTCAAGGAACTGCTGCGCAAGGCCACCGCCGGAGGAAAAAGCGCCACGCCCTTCTCGGGCAAGCGGGTCAGCGACATGGTGGTCTCCACCATCGGCCCCAACCCGCTCACCGGCCAGGAGACCATTTTCCTGAGCACGCCGCTCAAGCAGGGCGACTGGCTGCTGGTCTACCAGCAGGACAGCGTCGACGCCTTCTCGGATCTTTCCCACACCAGGAACCTGGCCCTCATCGTGCTGCTCATCGGCGTGGTGGCCATCACCTTCGTGGCCTTCTACCTGTCCAAGCGCATGGTCAAGCGCATCGTTGCCGCGGACAAGGAAAAGGAAATGATGAACGAACAGGTCATCGAGGCGGGCCGCCTGGCCTCCCTGGGCGAACTGGCCGCGGGCATCGCCCACGAGATCAACAATCCGGTGGCCATCATGGTGGAGGAGGCCGGGTGGGTGCAGGACCTGTTGGCCGAGGGCTTGGACAAGGAAGGCAACATGGACGAGACCAAGCGCGCCCTGGTCCAGATCCGGACCCAGGGTTCCCGCTGCCGCGAGATCACCCACAAGCTGCTCTCCTTTGCCCGCATGATCGACCCCACCACCATGGAACTGCAGCTCAACGAGCTGGTGGAGGAGATCATCGGCCTGAGCAGCCAGCGCACCAAGTACGCGGCCGTGCAGGTGGAAACCGAGCTGGACCCGGCCCTGCCCACCATCGCGGCCAGCCCCTCGGAAATGCAACAGGTGCTCCTGAACCTGGTCAACAACGCGGTGGACGCCATGGAAAAGGACGGCGGCACCCTGACCATCACCACCAAGCGGGACAGGGACGACGTGCTCATGACCGTGGCCGACACGGGCTGCGGCATTCCCAAGGCCAACATCCAGCGGCTTTTCGACCCGTTCTTCACCACCAAGCCCGTGGGCAAGGGCACCGGCCTGGGACTTTCCATCATTTACGGCATCATCAACAAGATGAACGGCGAAATTTCCGTGAACAGCGCCGTGGATGTGGGCACGGCCTTTACCGTGCGCATCCCGTCGGCCGCCAAGTCGGGCCTGCCTGCGGAAGCGGACGGAGGAAACAAGGGATAA
- a CDS encoding response regulator translates to MDIRLLLIDDEEDFARAVARRLAKRGVRVDLAFGGEEGLARLDESPADVVVLDMKMPGMSGLEALRTVRERHPLVEVVLLTGHASMESAREGMRLGAFDYLLKPCEFDTLLGKIREAAERKREQEDKIREARSRREGTERESA, encoded by the coding sequence ATGGACATACGTCTGCTGCTCATAGATGATGAAGAGGATTTCGCCCGCGCGGTGGCCCGTCGGCTGGCCAAGCGCGGCGTGCGGGTGGACCTGGCCTTTGGCGGCGAGGAAGGGCTGGCCCGCCTGGACGAGTCCCCCGCCGACGTGGTCGTGCTGGATATGAAGATGCCGGGCATGAGCGGGCTGGAAGCGCTCCGGACCGTCAGGGAACGCCATCCCCTGGTGGAGGTGGTGCTGCTCACTGGCCACGCCAGCATGGAGTCGGCCCGCGAAGGCATGCGGCTCGGGGCCTTCGACTACCTGCTCAAACCCTGCGAGTTCGACACCCTGCTGGGCAAGATCCGGGAGGCAGCCGAGCGCAAGAGGGAACAGGAAGACAAAATCCGCGAAGCCCGCTCCCGCAGGGAAGGGACAGAAAGAGAGAGTGCCTAG
- a CDS encoding response regulator, whose product MKETEIKILLVDDEKGFTDVMTKRLSRRGMRVTVASGGTEAIQAMRGIDYDVALLDLKMEDMSGIEVLQIFKKMLPEMPVIMLTGHGSEEAAREGMQHGAFDYLLKPCEFDKLLRKIMAAVKSTNKSQ is encoded by the coding sequence ATGAAGGAAACGGAAATCAAGATACTGCTGGTGGACGACGAAAAGGGCTTCACCGACGTGATGACCAAGCGTCTTTCCAGGCGCGGCATGCGGGTCACGGTGGCCAGCGGCGGCACAGAGGCCATCCAGGCCATGCGCGGCATAGACTACGACGTGGCCCTGCTGGACCTCAAGATGGAGGACATGAGCGGCATCGAGGTGCTGCAGATTTTCAAGAAAATGCTTCCGGAAATGCCGGTGATCATGCTCACGGGCCACGGGTCCGAGGAGGCCGCGCGAGAGGGCATGCAGCACGGGGCCTTCGACTACCTGCTCAAGCCCTGCGAATTCGACAAGCTGCTGAGGAAGATCATGGCCGCGGTCAAGAGCACAAACAAGAGCCAGTGA
- a CDS encoding acylphosphatase, which yields MKSLHGIVKGKVQGGNFQGWLQKQAEVLGLTGWVRNIADGEAEILAQGDPAKFKDFEDMVRNEAPLPEVDEIRFEEIDHDKTFDVFQMRG from the coding sequence ATGAAGAGCTTGCACGGCATTGTCAAAGGGAAGGTACAGGGCGGCAATTTCCAGGGTTGGCTGCAAAAACAGGCCGAAGTCCTCGGGCTCACCGGCTGGGTCCGCAACATCGCCGACGGCGAGGCCGAGATCCTGGCACAGGGAGACCCGGCCAAGTTCAAGGACTTCGAGGACATGGTCCGCAACGAGGCCCCGTTGCCAGAGGTCGATGAAATCCGCTTCGAGGAGATCGACCACGACAAGACGTTCGACGTCTTCCAGATGCGGGGATAG
- a CDS encoding sigma-54-dependent transcriptional regulator, whose product MNTADAPVILAVDDDENILTVLEARLESAGYETLLADCAETALEMLADTRVDLIVSDVKMPGMGGQGLLEEVLRSWPHIPVIMLTAHGTIPDAVNSIQAGAADYVTKPFDGRDLLDRIARNLEAAPAPKTAKLPPASNDLWGGEAAAMRHFLSLLERVAPAEANVLLLGESGTGKERVAQIIHERSPRASGPFIVVDCGSTQPTLLESELFGHVKGSFTHAVRDKKGLIEEADGGTLFLDEIGNISPEMQTRLLRFLQERTIRRVGDTKERKVSCRVISATNASLPDMVREGSFREDLYYRLKVVALTIPPLRKRVEDIPILARRFAEMYCKAQSRPVADFTPEAMRLMQEHPWPGNVRELQHAVEGALVFCQGNSIRPEDLQLEILDAPLPDDDSLSLEDNERKAIIRALEHCNGVKKAAADELGISRRAIHYKIKKYNIDAPG is encoded by the coding sequence ATGAATACAGCTGACGCCCCGGTCATCCTGGCCGTGGACGACGACGAGAACATCCTCACCGTGCTGGAGGCGCGGCTGGAGAGCGCGGGATACGAGACCCTGCTGGCGGACTGCGCGGAAACGGCCCTGGAAATGCTGGCCGACACCCGCGTGGACTTGATCGTCTCGGACGTGAAAATGCCGGGCATGGGCGGGCAGGGCCTGCTGGAGGAAGTGCTGCGCTCCTGGCCGCACATCCCGGTCATCATGCTCACGGCCCACGGCACCATCCCGGACGCGGTGAACTCCATCCAGGCCGGCGCGGCCGACTATGTGACCAAGCCCTTTGACGGCCGTGACCTGCTGGACCGCATCGCCCGCAACCTGGAAGCGGCCCCGGCCCCCAAAACGGCGAAGCTGCCGCCCGCGAGCAACGACCTCTGGGGCGGCGAGGCCGCCGCCATGAGGCACTTCCTCTCCCTGCTGGAGCGGGTGGCCCCTGCCGAGGCCAACGTGCTGCTCCTGGGCGAATCCGGCACGGGCAAGGAGCGGGTGGCCCAGATCATCCATGAGCGCAGTCCGCGCGCCTCGGGGCCGTTCATCGTGGTGGACTGCGGCTCCACCCAGCCCACCCTGCTGGAAAGCGAACTCTTCGGCCACGTCAAGGGTTCCTTCACCCATGCGGTCAGGGACAAGAAGGGGCTCATCGAGGAAGCGGACGGCGGCACCCTGTTCCTGGACGAGATCGGCAACATTTCTCCGGAGATGCAGACCAGGCTGCTGCGCTTCCTGCAGGAGCGCACCATCCGCAGGGTGGGCGACACAAAGGAACGCAAGGTCTCCTGCCGGGTCATCTCGGCCACCAACGCGTCCCTGCCCGACATGGTGCGCGAGGGATCCTTCCGCGAGGACCTCTACTACCGGCTCAAGGTGGTGGCCCTGACCATCCCGCCCCTGCGCAAGCGGGTGGAGGACATCCCCATCCTGGCCCGCAGGTTCGCGGAAATGTATTGCAAGGCCCAGTCACGCCCCGTGGCGGACTTCACCCCCGAAGCCATGCGGCTCATGCAGGAGCACCCCTGGCCCGGCAACGTGCGCGAGCTCCAGCATGCCGTGGAGGGGGCCCTGGTCTTCTGCCAGGGGAACTCCATCCGCCCCGAAGACCTGCAGCTGGAAATACTGGACGCCCCGCTCCCGGACGACGATTCCCTGTCCCTGGAAGACAACGAGCGCAAGGCCATCATCCGGGCCCTGGAGCACTGCAACGGCGTGAAGAAGGCGGCCGCCGACGAACTGGGCATCAGCCGGAGGGCCATCCACTACAAGATCAAGAAATACAATATCGACGCACCCGGTTAG
- a CDS encoding response regulator has protein sequence MSGSTMDTIKVLLVDDEADFAAAMQRRLERRGLAVRTAHSGEECLSTLREFDADVVVLDVKMPGMDGLHTLRAIKHEHPLVEVIMLSGHACMDTAVAGMEHGAFHYLMKPADLDELMYKVEDAYKRKSLQEQKIRAMEERADPAS, from the coding sequence GTGAGCGGTTCGACCATGGACACCATCAAGGTATTGCTCGTGGATGACGAGGCGGATTTTGCCGCCGCAATGCAGCGCCGCCTCGAACGGCGCGGGCTCGCCGTGCGCACGGCGCATTCCGGCGAGGAATGCCTGTCCACGCTCCGGGAATTCGATGCGGACGTGGTCGTCCTGGACGTGAAAATGCCCGGCATGGACGGGCTGCACACCCTCAGGGCGATCAAGCACGAGCATCCCCTGGTGGAGGTGATCATGCTCAGCGGCCACGCCTGCATGGACACCGCCGTGGCGGGCATGGAACACGGCGCATTCCATTACCTCATGAAGCCCGCCGACCTGGACGAACTCATGTACAAGGTGGAGGACGCCTACAAACGCAAAAGTCTTCAGGAGCAGAAAATCCGGGCCATGGAAGAACGGGCCGATCCTGCTTCCTGA
- a CDS encoding PEP/pyruvate-binding domain-containing protein, with translation MGFRDWLPFFKRKEETEQNAEDFRAMLASRHHHFRQLLSADSENHEIFTDIEEALRGERVYGMSFVRAACTRASAATFRMIQHLDKLAPGKYARLYEVFDEIRKEIEPHIAHKEFERGGPLVLDIADITREHTDLCGAKMASLGEAGKQLGLRVPSGFVITAEAYRRFMEQDDLRGSIERIFQSLGKEDRDALYQATSRVMQQIMNTPLPHDLEREILAAHARLKEAKGPDVRVALRSSALGEDTERTTFAGQYRSILNVDRENLLDAYREVVASKYSVQALTYRLNRGIRHEDVAMCVGCMSMVDARSGGVAYSHSPVDPHDDSVTIYSVWGLPRAVVDGATETDIFTLSRSPLEVTDASVAHKTEKYVCLPGEGTCAVENEDNAGQPSLSDEEALEIAKAALAIETYFGLPQDVEWAVTRDGGFRLLQCRPLPRSDAEEGVRADRKGIGNLPTPVMQGGINASTGVGFGPVFKVSKDADALQFPEGAVLVMPHALPRRAALLGRASAVVSERGGAAGHLANVAREFGVPALFSLRGAMEILEDGQELTVDADGQALYAGKVDALLQLERPRPNPMRGSPVRASLRNAARHIIRLRLLDPDSAEFRPRYCKTFHDIMRFCHETAVREMFDFGMSQDYRNSPSRQLICDVPKQFWVLNLEDGFSPEGEQRGDACVRLEQVESIPMRSLWAGMTAVPWEGPPPVNARGFMSVMFEATMNPNLTAARASDFVMKNYFIISRNYCSLQSRFGFHFCNVESLVGDRPSENYARFNFKGGPPTWNGASCGPSSCRKSWRPTTSGSRCARTTCGRGWRDSAVPP, from the coding sequence ATGGGTTTCCGGGATTGGCTTCCCTTCTTCAAGAGGAAGGAGGAAACAGAACAGAACGCCGAGGACTTCCGGGCCATGCTCGCGTCCCGGCATCATCACTTCCGCCAGCTGCTTTCGGCGGACAGCGAAAACCACGAGATATTCACGGACATCGAGGAGGCCCTGCGTGGAGAGCGCGTCTACGGCATGTCCTTTGTGCGCGCCGCATGCACCAGGGCCAGCGCCGCCACCTTCCGCATGATCCAGCACCTGGACAAGCTGGCCCCGGGCAAATACGCGCGCCTGTACGAGGTCTTCGACGAGATACGCAAGGAGATCGAGCCGCATATCGCCCACAAGGAATTCGAGCGCGGCGGCCCGCTGGTGCTGGACATTGCCGACATCACCCGCGAGCACACGGACCTGTGCGGGGCCAAAATGGCCTCCCTGGGCGAGGCCGGAAAGCAGCTGGGCCTGCGGGTGCCTTCCGGGTTCGTGATCACGGCCGAGGCCTACCGGCGGTTCATGGAACAGGACGACTTGCGGGGCAGCATAGAGCGCATCTTTCAGTCCCTGGGCAAGGAGGACCGCGACGCCCTGTACCAGGCCACCTCGCGCGTCATGCAGCAAATCATGAACACGCCCCTGCCCCACGACCTGGAGCGGGAAATCCTGGCCGCCCACGCCCGGCTCAAGGAAGCGAAAGGCCCGGACGTCCGGGTCGCCCTGCGCTCCAGCGCCCTGGGCGAGGACACCGAGCGCACCACCTTTGCCGGGCAGTACCGCTCCATCCTCAACGTGGACCGGGAAAATCTGCTGGACGCCTACCGCGAAGTGGTGGCCTCCAAGTATTCGGTCCAGGCCCTGACCTACCGGCTCAACAGGGGCATCCGGCACGAGGACGTGGCCATGTGCGTAGGCTGCATGTCCATGGTGGACGCCCGTTCCGGGGGCGTGGCCTATTCCCACAGCCCGGTGGACCCGCACGACGACTCGGTCACCATCTACTCGGTCTGGGGCCTGCCCCGCGCCGTGGTGGACGGGGCCACGGAAACAGACATCTTCACCCTGTCCCGCTCCCCGCTCGAGGTCACGGATGCGTCCGTGGCCCACAAGACGGAAAAATACGTCTGCCTCCCGGGCGAGGGAACCTGCGCCGTCGAGAACGAGGACAACGCGGGCCAGCCCTCGCTTTCGGACGAGGAGGCGCTGGAAATCGCCAAGGCGGCCCTGGCCATTGAAACATATTTCGGCCTGCCCCAGGACGTGGAATGGGCCGTGACAAGGGACGGCGGGTTCCGCTTGCTGCAATGCCGTCCCCTGCCCCGCTCCGACGCCGAGGAAGGCGTGCGGGCCGACCGGAAAGGTATCGGCAACCTGCCGACCCCGGTCATGCAGGGCGGCATCAACGCCAGCACGGGCGTGGGCTTCGGCCCGGTGTTCAAGGTCAGCAAGGACGCGGACGCCCTGCAGTTTCCCGAGGGTGCCGTGCTGGTGATGCCCCATGCCCTTCCCCGCCGGGCCGCGCTCCTGGGCCGTGCCTCGGCCGTGGTCTCGGAACGGGGCGGCGCGGCCGGGCACCTGGCCAACGTGGCCCGCGAATTCGGGGTCCCGGCCCTGTTCAGCCTGCGCGGGGCCATGGAAATTCTGGAAGACGGGCAGGAGCTCACCGTGGACGCGGACGGCCAGGCCCTGTACGCGGGAAAGGTGGACGCCCTGCTGCAGCTGGAGCGCCCCCGTCCCAACCCCATGCGCGGCAGCCCGGTGCGGGCCTCCCTGCGCAATGCGGCCCGGCACATCATCCGCCTGCGCCTCCTGGACCCGGACAGCGCGGAATTCCGGCCCCGCTACTGCAAGACCTTTCACGACATCATGCGCTTCTGCCACGAAACGGCGGTGCGCGAGATGTTCGACTTCGGCATGAGCCAGGACTACCGCAATTCCCCGTCGCGCCAGCTCATCTGCGACGTGCCCAAGCAGTTCTGGGTGCTCAACCTGGAGGACGGCTTCAGCCCCGAGGGCGAGCAGCGCGGCGATGCCTGCGTGCGCCTGGAGCAGGTGGAGTCCATTCCCATGCGCTCCCTGTGGGCGGGCATGACCGCCGTGCCCTGGGAAGGCCCGCCCCCGGTCAACGCGAGGGGCTTCATGTCGGTCATGTTCGAGGCCACCATGAACCCAAACCTCACGGCGGCCCGGGCCTCGGACTTCGTCATGAAGAACTATTTCATCATCTCCAGGAACTACTGCAGCCTGCAGTCGCGCTTCGGGTTCCACTTCTGCAACGTGGAATCCCTGGTGGGCGACAGGCCCAGCGAAAACTACGCCCGGTTCAACTTCAAGGGGGGGCCGCCAACCTGGAACGGCGCATCCTGCGGGCCAAGTTCCTGCAGGAAATCCTGGAGGCCTACGACTTCCGGGTCAAGGTGCGCGAGGACAACCTGCGGGCGCGGCTGGAGGGATTCGGCCGTCCCACCATGA
- a CDS encoding chemotaxis protein produces MVKTNILLESGTNELEIVEFYIDENPKHEEDVNRYRGYYGINVAKVLEIIRMPELTDMPEVSHPAVLGAFNLRNQIIPLIDLAKWLGKERIVTEEPKVIVTEFNLTRSAFLVSGVTRIHRIGWEEVEAPTNYVSALTVNSITGVVKFTNRIVFILDMEKITADLNPGMSKAEEPAPQVVEEVRTRHLRALVVDDSNMARKMVAGVLEKAGFEVATAENGEQAWLKLLSIRDSVEQQNKPLRNYIDILVSDIEMPIMDGHNLTRRVKEDHTLKHLPVVLCSSIITDTLRHKGSAVGADDQVSKAELGELAGKVLQLVER; encoded by the coding sequence ATGGTCAAGACCAATATCCTGCTCGAGTCCGGCACCAATGAGCTGGAAATAGTCGAATTCTACATCGACGAGAATCCCAAGCACGAAGAGGACGTGAACCGGTACCGGGGCTATTACGGCATCAACGTGGCCAAGGTCCTGGAAATCATCCGCATGCCCGAACTCACCGACATGCCGGAGGTTTCCCACCCGGCGGTCCTCGGCGCCTTCAACCTGCGCAACCAGATCATCCCGCTCATCGACCTGGCAAAATGGCTGGGCAAGGAGCGCATCGTGACCGAGGAGCCCAAGGTCATCGTCACGGAATTCAACCTGACGCGCAGCGCCTTCCTCGTCTCGGGCGTAACCAGGATCCACCGCATCGGCTGGGAGGAGGTGGAGGCCCCCACCAACTATGTCTCGGCCCTGACCGTCAACTCCATTACCGGGGTGGTCAAATTCACCAACCGCATCGTCTTCATCCTGGACATGGAAAAGATCACCGCGGACCTGAACCCGGGTATGTCCAAGGCCGAGGAGCCCGCCCCGCAGGTGGTGGAGGAGGTGCGCACCAGGCACCTGCGCGCCCTGGTGGTGGACGATTCCAACATGGCCCGCAAGATGGTGGCCGGGGTCCTGGAAAAGGCCGGTTTCGAAGTGGCCACCGCCGAAAACGGGGAACAGGCCTGGCTCAAGCTGCTCTCCATCCGGGACAGCGTGGAGCAGCAGAACAAGCCCCTCAGAAACTACATCGACATCCTGGTCTCGGACATCGAGATGCCGATCATGGACGGGCACAACCTGACCCGACGGGTCAAGGAAGACCACACCCTAAAGCACCTGCCCGTGGTCCTCTGCTCCTCCATCATCACCGACACCCTGCGGCACAAGGGATCGGCCGTGGGCGCGGACGACCAGGTATCCAAGGCCGAGCTGGGGGAACTGGCGGGCAAGGTCCTGCAGCTGGTGGAACGGTAG